A single window of Periophthalmus magnuspinnatus isolate fPerMag1 chromosome 9, fPerMag1.2.pri, whole genome shotgun sequence DNA harbors:
- the gck gene encoding hexokinase-4, with product MPCITATLDQMADSPTHYNSAIIERVLMIEEILSKFRLNKEELEEVMNRMQLEMERGLRIETHEEASVKMLPTYVCSTPEGSEVGDFLALDLGGTNFRVMLVKVGKDEDRSWKIETKNQMYSIPEDAMTGTAEMLFDYIAECMSDFLGKHHIKHKKLPLGFTFSFPVRHEDLDKGILLNWTKGFKASGAEGNNVVGLLRDAIKRRGEFEMDVVAMVNDTVATMISCYYEDRSCEVGMIVGTGCNACYMEEMRTVELVEGEEGRMCVNTEWGAFGDNGELEEFRLEYDRVVDAASINPGQQLYEKLISGKYMGELVRLVLMKLVNENLLFNGEASEQLKTRGSFETRYVSQVESDSGDRKQIYNILSSLGVLPSELDCDIVRLVCEVISTRSSHMCGAGLAAVINRMRERRCQDTLNITVGIDGSVYKLHPYFRDRFHKVVRELTPNCEISFLQSEEGSGRGAALISAVASKMAAAC from the exons ATGCCGTGTATCACTGCTACTCTTGATCAAATGGCAGACAGTCCCACTCACTACAACTCAGCTATCATTGAAAGAGTTCTTATG ATAGAGGAAATTCTGTCCAAATTCAGGCTGAACAAAGAAGAACTTGAAGAGGTGATGAATAGAATGCAGCTAGAGATGGAAAGAGGTCTCCGTATAGAAACCCACGAAGAGGCCAGTGTCAAAATGCTTCCCACCTACGTCTGTTCCACCCCAGAAGGATCAG AGGTTGGCGACTTCTTGGCTCTGGACCTGGGAGGCACAAATTTCCGTGTCATGCTGGTTAAAGTGGGAAAGGATGAAGACAGGAGCTGGAAAATTGAAACTAAAAACCAGATGTACTCCATCCCAGAAGACGCCATGACTGGGACAGCAGAAATG TTATTTGACTACATTGCAGAGTGTATGTCAGACTTTTTGGGCAAACACCACATCAAGCACAAAAAGCTTCCTTTGGGGTTCACCTTCTCCTTTCCTGTGAGACACGAGGATTTGGACaag GGCATCCtgctcaactggacaaagggcTTCAAGGCGTCCGGTGCTGAGGGCAACAATGTGGTGGGCCTGCTCAGGGATGCAATAAAGAGACGTGGC GAATTTGAAATGGATGTTGTCGCAATGGTGAATGACACTGTGGCCACCATGATCTCCTGCTACTATGAAGATCGTAGCTGTGAAGTTGGCATGATCGTTG GGACTGGATGTAACGCGTGTTATATGGAAGAGATGAGGACTGTGGAGTtggtggagggggaggaggggcgtaTGTGCGTGAATACTGAGTGGGGGGCGTTTGGTGACAATGGTGAGCTGGAGGAGTTCAGACTCGAGTACGACAGAGTGGTGGACGCGGCCTCCATTAACCCCGGACAGCAACT ATATGAGAAGCTCATCAGTGGGAAGTATATGGGGGAACTGGTCAGACTTGTCCTGATGAAGTTGGTGAATGAAAACCTGCTGTTTAACGGTGAAGCATCGGAGCAACTGAAGACACGAGGGAGCTTTGAGACTCGATATGTCTCACAGGTGGAGAG TGACTCTGGAGACAGGAAGCAGATCTACAACATCCTGTCATCCTTGGGCGTCTTGCCCTCAGAGCTGGACTGTGACATTGTGCGTTTGGTATGTGAGGTCATCTCCACCCGCTCCTCCCACATGTGCGGTGCAGGTCTGGCCGCCGTCATCAACCGCATGAGAGAGCGCCGCTGCCAGGACACTCTGAACATCACTGTGGGCATCGACGGCTCTGTCTACAAGCTCCACCCATA TTTCCGCGATAGGTTCCATAAAGTGGTGCGAGAGCTGACACCGAACTGTGAAATCTCCTTCCTCCAGTCTGAAGAGGGCAGTGGTCGAGGGGCAGCGCTCATCTCTGCTGTGGCCAGTAAGATGGCTGCTGCGTGCTGA